Proteins from a genomic interval of Acanthopagrus latus isolate v.2019 chromosome 7, fAcaLat1.1, whole genome shotgun sequence:
- the zgc:113278 gene encoding translocating chain-associated membrane protein 1-like 1, giving the protein MGFRKKNKSPPVLSHEFVIQNHADMVSCLAMIILLGLMFEVTAKFAIMFITVQYNVTQVLDEKSEPVNLYQYGPKDVATVFFYLLIAVILHALIQEYILDKMNRRLHLSKTKHSKFNESGQLAAFYLFSFIWGCSILTAEDFATNPTFLWEGYPHTRMVFQVKFFYICQIAYWLHALPELYFQKVRKEDIPRQLYYICLYVVHITGAYVLNLHRLGLVLLVPHYLVELLFHASRLFYFSDENKQKGFTLWALLFVIARLLTLTLSVLTFGFGLPRTENQGFSLAEGNFNVLTIRMTCLAAICLTQAWMMWKFINFQLKKWREHSQNQASKKKAVSPKSKPHKRETTRGGATNGVVKSDDKTSPQARKAKAS; this is encoded by the exons ATGGGTTTCCGCAAGAAGAACAAGAGCCCGCCGGTGCTGAGCCACGAGTTTGTGATCCAGAATCATGCCGACATGGTTTCGTGTTTGGCCATGATTATCCTCCTCGGCCTGATGTTCGAG GTCACGGCGAAGTTTGCCATCATGTTCATCACAGTCCAGTACAACGTAACACAAGTTCTTG ATGAGAAGAGCGAGCCAGTGAACCTTTACCAGTACGGCCCTAAAGATGTGgccactgtgtttttttaccTGCTTATTGCCGTCATCCTCCATGCCTTGATACAAGAATATATTCTCGAT AAAATGAACAGGAGGTTGCACCTGtcaaaaaccaaacacagcAAGTTCAATGAGTCCGGACAGCTGGCGGCGTTCTACCTGTTCTCCTTCATCTGGGGCTGCAGCATCCTCACAGCG GAGGACTTTGCAACAAATCCTACCTTCTTATGGGAGGGTTATCCACACACTCGCATGGT TTTTCAGGTCAAGTTCTTCTACATTTGCCAAATTGCCTATTGGCTCCATGCACTTCCTGAGCTGTACTTTCAAAAAGTACGGAAG GAGGACATCCCCCGCCAGCTCTATTACATTTGCCTTTATGTTGTCCACATCACTGGTGCCTATGTCTTAAA CCTCCACCGGCTGGGCCTGGTGTTGCTGGTCCCTCACTACCTGGTGGAGCTCCTGTTCCACGCTTCACGCCTCTTCTACTTCAGCGATGAGAACAAGCAGAAGGG tTTCACTCTGTGGGCGCTGCTGTTTGTCATTGCCCGCCTCCTCACCCTCACACTCTCAGTGCTGACGTTTGGCTTCGGGCTACCCCGTACAGAAAACCAGGGCTTTTCTCTAGCGGAGGGCAACTTCAATGTGCTCACCATCAG GATGACTTGTCTGGCAGCTATCTGCCTGACACAGGCCTGGATGATGTGGAAATTCATTAACTTCCAGTTGAAAAAGTGGAGGGAGCACAGCCAGAACCAGGCCTCAAAGAAGAAGGCAGTCAGCCCAAAGAGCAAGCCTCACAAAAGGGAGACTACAAGGG GAGGTGCTACTAACGGGGTCGTGAAGTCTGACGATAAAACATCACCACAGGCAAGAAAAGCCAAAGCTTCGTAA